The following coding sequences lie in one Brassica napus cultivar Da-Ae unplaced genomic scaffold, Da-Ae ScsIHWf_2364;HRSCAF=3053, whole genome shotgun sequence genomic window:
- the LOC106373248 gene encoding uncharacterized protein LOC106373248, which produces MVKPGVATAAKISESTRFYPYFKDCIGAIDGTHIFAMIPTSDVPSYRNRKEFISQNVFDACNFDLEFMYVLSGWEGSAHDSKILSNALTRHGSRLTVPEGMYLSSEVIPPNNDQSNFEEVVHVGALESQQREYANNWRDTIALSMWNDAVEAGSQH; this is translated from the exons atggtaaagCCTGGAGTTGCAACAGCTGCAAAGATAAGTGAGAGCACAAGATTTTATCCCTACTTCAAG GACTGTATTGGAGCTATCGATGGTACACATATTTTTGCAATGATACCAACTTCTGATGTTCCAAGCTATCGTAATCGCAAAGAATTTATATCACAAAATGTCTTTGATGCTTGCAACTTTGATTTGGAATTCATGTATGTTCTTAGTGGATGGGAAGGATCAGCTCATGATTCGAAAATTTTAAGTAATGCTTTGACAAGGCACGGTAGCAGATTAACCGTTCCAGAAGGTATGTACCTAAGTT CGGAAGTGATCCCTCCAAACAATGATCAATCAAATTTTGAAGAAGTTGTACATGTTGGTGCTCTTGAATCTCAGCAAAGAGAATATGCTAACAACTGGAGAGACACAATAGCTTTAAGCATGTGGAATGACGCTGTAGAAGCGGGAAGTCAGCATTAA